From one Brachypodium distachyon strain Bd21 chromosome 4, Brachypodium_distachyon_v3.0, whole genome shotgun sequence genomic stretch:
- the LOC112268820 gene encoding uncharacterized protein LOC112268820, with amino-acid sequence MKINTRGTSADEGHDMRPTAGQKMDSTCINNAAQQIHEMHPVHALPGNSDDSDNRLSGRRGHRAINVNDGTIQRIQEPLNQFIVDKVFKMLRIHIAPLATLYWVHIKSLMSKFYSRKPHAGGIYVGTYHNRSQQIDPILCSNQSQRTLSVNFNLPTLADLSLTYADRQI; translated from the exons ATGAAG ATTAATACACGTGGAACAAGTGCTGATGAAGGGCATGATATGCGTCCGACTGCAGGACAGAAAATGGATTCAACTTGCATAAATAATGCTGCCCAACAGATACATGAAATGCACCCTGTTCATGCACTTCCAGGAAACAGCGACGACTCTGATAAT AGACTGTCGGGGAGGAGAGGACATCGTGCGATCAACGTAAATGATGGAACAATCCAAAGGATTCAAGAACCTTTGAATCAATTCATAGTGGACAAG GTTTTCAAAATGCTGCGAATTCACATTGCACCATTGGCAACACTCTATTGGGTTCACATCAAATCTCTGATGAGCAAGTTTTATTCACGAAAACCTCACGCTGGTGGGATCTATGTCGGGACATACCACAACAGATCCCAACAGATCGATCCCATTCTCTGCAGTAATCAATCCCAGAGGACTCTTTCGGTTAATTTCAATCTCCCAACTCTAGCAGACCTGTCATTAACTTACGCAGACAGGCAGATATAG
- the LOC100845233 gene encoding purple acid phosphatase 4 — protein sequence MASSAVLLITGVVVVAGALLLSQVEAELQKVQHSPKEHGSLTVLAVGDWGRAGQYNQTLVAEQMGVVGEKLSADFVISTGDNFYNDGLAGDNDTAFFRASFSDIYTADSLQKPWYIVLGNHDYTGDALAQQSPAIRDVDTRWTSVNKSFIVESGIVDFFLVDTSPFVLKYWNESKFDWRNVAPRDTYISNLLKDLEEALTASNATWKVVVGHHPISSGCEHGNTTELREYLLPVLKTHGVDMYLNGHDHCLQRTSSTDSPVEFVTSGGGSKAWAGKFKPTSDKMEFLYDGQGFLSMQLTAAEARFAFYDVSGEVLHAWELTKSPTGARIVS from the exons ATGGCTTCTTCGGCTGTTCTCCTTATAaccggcgtcgtcgtcgttgctgGCGCGCTGCTGCTTTCGCAGGTGGAGGCCGAGCTGCAGAAGGTGCAGCACTCGCCCAAGGAGCACGGGTCGCTGACGGTGCTCGCCGTCGGTGACTGGGGGAGGGCCGGGCAGTACAACCAGACTCTGGTCGCCGAGCAG ATGGGGGTGGTCGGGGAGAAGCTGAGCGCCGACTTCGTGATCTCCACGGGCGACAACTTCTACAACgacggcctcgccggcgacaaCGACACGGCCTTCTTCAGGGCCTCCTTCAGCGACATCTACACCGCCGACAGCCTCCAGAAGCCTTGGTACATcg TCCTTGGCAACCATGACTACACCGGAGACGCGCTCGCGCAGCAGAGCCCCGCCATCCGGGACGTCGACACCCGGTGGACCTCCGTCAACAAGTCATTCATCGTCGAATCAG gcatcgTGGACTTCTTCCTGGTGGACACGTCGCCGTTCGTGCTCAAGTACTGGAACGAGAGCAAGTTCGACTGGAGGAACGTGGCGCCTCGTGACACCTACATCTCAAATCTCCTCAAG GATCTGGAGGAGGCCCTGACGGCGTCCAATGCGACGTGGAAGGTGGTCGTGGGCCACCACCCCATCAGCAGCGGCTGCGAGCACGGCAACACCACCGAGCTCCGGGAATACCTCCTCCCAGTCCTCAAG ACACATGGGGTTGACATGTACCTGAACGGCCACGACCACTGCCTGCAGCGGACCAGCAGCACCGACAG TCCGGTGGAGTTCGtgacgagcggcggcgggtcgAAGGCGTGGGCGGGCAAGTTCAAGCCGACCTCCGACAAGATGGAGTTCCTGTACGACGGGCAAGGGTTCCTCTCCATGCAGCTCACCGCCGCGGAGGCCCGCTTCGCCTTTTACGacgtctccggcgaggtccTGCACGCCTGGGAGCTCACCAAGTCGCCTACCGGCGCGAGGATCGTGAGCTGA
- the LOC100830137 gene encoding binding partner of ACD11 1, which yields MQESFMAVRLAPGCLRVEVAPRPDQFSSSSSPQPSPQLRTSPSWTIDVPNARTIKVTNISGSATADNIKEFFSFSGDIEYVEMRRESETSQVAYVTFEEFHGADTALLLSGASISDASVNITPVEDYDLPPEAYTHAELGSPRTPTEAAVKKAEEVVSTMLARGFVLSKDALKRARSFDDRHQLLSSASARVARLDRRFGLSDKFTLAVRGVDERLQVSERARGAITTAETIVASSPYASRGAAWVSAAVGAVARAAADVGAMTMDKVESMNDDGVDSATPPAAAQVHAVQVDDVARAGACS from the exons ATGCAAGAGTCGTTCATGGCG GTCCGGCTGGCCCCGGGCTGTCTCAGGGTAGAAGTGGCTCCTCGTCCTGATCAAttcagctcctcctcctccccacaaCCATCACCACAACTCAGAACCTCCCCCAGCTGGACCATCGATGTCCCAAAT GCAAGAACAATCAAGGTGACCAACATCTCGGGCTCCGCGACCGCTGACAACATCAAGGagttcttctccttctccggcgacaTTGAGTATGTCGAGATGCGGAG GGAATCAGAGACATCACAGGTTGCCTATGTGACCTTCGAGGAGTTCCATGGAGCTGACACTGCCCTGCTCCTCTCT GGAGCAAGCATATCTGATGCCTCTGTAAATATCACACCAGTGGAAGACTATGACCTGCCTCCAGAGGCATACACCCATGCAGAG CTGGGGTCACCGAGGACgccgacggaggcggcggtgaagAAGGCGGAAGAGGTGGTGAGCACGATGCTGGCCAGGGGCTTCGTGCTGAGCAAGGACGCCCTGAAGCGCGCCCGGTCCTTCGACGACCGGCACCAGCTGCTGTCCTCGGCCAGCGCGCGCGTGGCGAGGCTGGACCGCCGCTTCGGCCTCAGCGACAAGTTCACCCTTGCCGTGCGCGGCGTGGACGAGCGGCTCCAGGTGTCGGAGCGCGCCCGGGGCGCGATCACCACGGCCGAGACGATCGTGGCGTCCAGCCCCTACGCGTCGCGCGGCGCCGCGTGGGTGTCCGCGGCCGTCGGCGCCGTCGCCAGGGCCGCGGCCGACGTCGGCGCCATGACCATGGATAAGGTGGAGTCCATGAATGACGACGGCGTGGACtcggcgacgccgccggctgcggcgCAAGTGCACGCGGTGCAGGTTGACGACGTGGCTCGCGCCGGCGCTTGCTCATGA